GTAAACGCTTGACGACGTTGGGTTTAAAATCCTGTTGGCGTTTTAATAGCAGTTTGGTCAGAGTCCGAATCGTGGTTAGAGGAGTCCGAACTTCATGAGTTAATGCCTGTAACAGTTCCATTTCCAGCTCTTCCGACTGTGTCGGTGCAAAAGCAGTTGTATACTCCGCTGTAGTGTCAGGCGATCGCAGATGAGAAACAGTTTTTAGTCGCTCGGCTTTTTCCGCTTCAAAACTAGTTTCGTCTGGTAAATTATGCAGCAGTTGGCGGGTAAAGCTAGATACCAAACGATAGTCAGGAACTGTCGGTTTAAAAGTTTCTACGAAACCATCTAAGGTTTCTCGCTGATGGTAATCGAAAGGCAACAGGCGCGATCGCAAAGCTAGCCATACTTGTGTAATAAGTTGTGGCTCGAACGTAAAATGAAATTGCGCTATTCCTGCTGTGTCGGTTCCCAAGACCATCAGTAAGCTAAATTCCTCAGTCAAAATCAAGCAAAACTGTTCCTTGGCGATTGGATCTTGAGGAATTAAAGGTAGTTCGAGGGTAGAGGCAAAATTCCGTTGGGAATTATCTTCAGCCAGGGATGACTTTTTGCAGGGCATTAACGCTGCTTTATTAAATGCGCGAGGAGTAAATATTGCTGTTTGATAGTAAGTTGAGATTAGTGAATTACTAAATAGCGGTACTGGCGCAGCTAAAATCAGTCCCTGCTTGTTCTGTGACGATTTAAACTCGATTCGGTCTAACAGTAATTGCTCGACTGTAGCGATCGCACCGCACCATTCTCTTTGGGCTTTTAATAAGGCAATACGGTTCTTACTGCTATGCTGTTCTCGATCTCGTTCGTTCGTTTTACTATTATTCTCAGGCGATAAAAAATTAAATTTTGCCTCATCGCGGTTGAGAATATCGCTCAGATTTTGCAGCAACCAATTTTGCACTTTTGTTACGACCTCCACCAGCAAATTAATTTGCTTA
This window of the Myxosarcina sp. GI1 genome carries:
- a CDS encoding sensor histidine kinase KdpD, giving the protein MEVVTKVQNWLLQNLSDILNRDEAKFNFLSPENNSKTNERDREQHSSKNRIALLKAQREWCGAIATVEQLLLDRIEFKSSQNKQGLILAAPVPLFSNSLISTYYQTAIFTPRAFNKAALMPCKKSSLAEDNSQRNFASTLELPLIPQDPIAKEQFCLILTEEFSLLMVLGTDTAGIAQFHFTFEPQLITQVWLALRSRLLPFDYHQRETLDGFVETFKPTVPDYRLVSSFTRQLLHNLPDETSFEAEKAERLKTVSHLRSPDTTAEYTTAFAPTQSEELEMELLQALTHEVRTPLTTIRTLTKLLLKRQQDFKPNVVKRLQEIDRECTEQIERMELIFKAAEFKSTSPAAQPVHLVPFPLEQVFQQSIPRWQKKAQRRNVELDFSLPQKLPKIVSDPAMLDKVLTGLMESCTRSLPTGGHIHVKVTTAGDRLKLQVLSEHNSEDNPLKSLGQLLTFQPETGCLSLNLDITKNIFQALGGKLTVRQRHEQGKELTIFLPLGNSGITQNWHRAAKNA